The genomic window TACCAGCTTAGGCCGAGGTATAGGTCGCACTCCAGATAGGTCGTCCTCCTGATAAGGTCGGTGGATTCCTAAGACGCGATCCAAAACCTCGGTATAAGACCTATGGTTGGGTTGATCAAGATGTACATATACGGGCATCACTATTTTCTGATAGGGAGAGTGTAGATAGGGTAAATTTGGGAAGGATAGTAAGAACTGGGTTTCGGGTAGAGTTGTTGCCATGCAATCGATCTGATCGTGTTTTTCATAgaaaaaaggattttgaaaatttttacatGTATAGCTGTGTGATGGAGGAATTGCGGGTCAAGCTTCCTTTCTCTAGTTTTGAGTGTGATGTGATGAAACAAATGAATTGCGCTCCTTCTCAAATACACCCGAATGGCTGGGCCTTTATCAGATGCTTCCAAGCTCTGATGGATTTCCTTGAGATTGAGGCAGAGTTGGAGTTGTTTTTTTCTTTATTCCAAGCGAAGGGGGTATGGAAGGGCCTGTGGATAAATTTAAACAGTACGCCAGGGTTTGCTATTTTCAAACTTTATAAATCTTCTTTTAAAGATTTCAAAGAAATGTTTCTGAAAGTGAAATCAATAGATGAAGATTTTCCCTTTTACCTTGATGAGCATCTGGGGGAAAAGTTTCCCATGTATTGGTGTTGCCAACCGCAGCACATACTAGGTCCAGAACTCATCAATGGCCGTAATGAGTGCATTATCTCATTTCTGATTGAGATGGTGGATAGGGGTGGTTTGATATCTGTGTCTGACTTATTGCTGTGGGAGGAGAATAGATCGGCTGTTTTAGAATATTTTGGTAAGAAATTGGGGGgattttggttttaaatttttctgATAAACTTATAGACTGAGCAATTCTTTATGATACTGCAGCTGGTAACTTTCCGGGAGTGACTGCTTCGAGCTTAAGGTCTCGTTTTAAAGCAAAAAACTTTGATGGTTCGTCTTCAAATGCCGATAAAGCTGATGGTGGTACCGAGGTCAACCAGCCTCAGCCAAAGAAAAAGGGTATAGTGTTTAAAAAGAGGAAGTCGGAATCGGTTAATGCAGACGAGGTGTTAGTTAAAGACAATAGCCTTCAGCTTGAGGATTTATCAAATTTTACTAAAATGCAAGAGAAGCTCCATGTATTCGAAGAAGAAGGAGAGTCTGGTTCAGTGTGGAGTAAAAAATTTCCTTTTAGTGTTGTAGCTGACGAAATTGTTCAAACAGTGTCAGACATAAGCCGGGTAGAAGAGGTTGGAGATATAGGAATAGATCAGCTCCTGCAGGTTTGCATCAAGTATCTTTTCTGTTTTGATATTTTGTGTCttgcttctttttcctttttaacaGACATTGTCTTTTGAAATTTCAGGTGTTAGGCTTCCGTCTTGCCAGTATTGGGCGTAGTCAAGAAAAAAGGCATAGGAGAGCAGCTTGTGAATTTTCCTAAATCACTGAATTGAAAGAGCAGTTATTGTCAAAAGAGTCGAGCCTGACTGAGTTGAAGAAAAAACTTTCTGAGGTTGAAACTGATTTGAAGGTGGAAAGAGAATGTCGTGAAAATATTTCTGGACCGCCAAAGGATGTGCTTCAATCCATTTGGAGAAATAGTCTATTGCGACTACCAAATATTTCATTTGTCTTGGGGCAGTGGGGAATGGCCCGAGAATATCAATTCCCCATCTATTGAATGGCCAGCTCACTTCTGATTGATGAAGTTGCTCGGCAGGCACATTAATCATCGGCGAGTGCTTCTGACATTTGTCACAGGTTCTGACCTTTTGCCTACTATCGTCCCATATCGTCGGCCAGTAAAAACCTGCCCGGAGTACCTTCTGTGCTAAGCTCCGAGCTCCACAATGTATTCCACAAATGCCCTCGTGGGCTTCTGACAAAATAAGATCGGCTTCTGTCCTGTCCAAACATTTTAACAGAGGTCGAGAATAGCCTCGCCTATACAGAATGTTATTCATTAATGTAAAGAAGGAGGCTTGTCGCctgaatttaattttatctttgatTTGTTCTGGAATAGAGCCACTACGGAGATATTGTATATAGGGTTGTTGCCAACTCCCTTCATTGATCATGCTTAGGATATTGAGTATATCGATGCTTGGCCTACTTAAAGTTGACTGCAAAAGTGTTGTAGTTTGTGTTTGTGTAGTGGCTAGTTTTGATAAAGTATCTGCTCTATGGTTTTGTTCTCTTGGTATATGGATAACCTCAATATTTGAAAAATCATTTAATAGCTTCCGGACGATGTCTAGGTATTTTAATAGGATCTGATCTTTTGTCTGAAAACTATGATTTACTTGCTGGACGACTAATAAAGAATCGCAGTAAACTTTCAGAATATTAACATGTAAATCAATAGCTAACCTGAGCCCAGCAATGAGGGCTTCATACTCAGCTTGATTGTTGCTTGCTTTGAAGGAGAATCTGAGAGAATGCTCGATTACTATGCCGTCTGAGCTTTCAAGTAGTATTCCTGCACCTGACCCCTGAGGGTTTGAAGCACCGTCCACGAATAAGGTCCAGGGGTGACCTTTATCGTCGGAGTTTGGGCATGAAAGTTCGGCAACGAAATCTGCTAAACATTGTGATTTAACAGACCCTCTAGGTTGATAGTGAATGTCAAATTCTGACAGCTCTATGGACCACTTAATTAGTCGTCCTGCTAACTCAGGCTTCGAGAGTATTTGCCGAAGTGGGTGTGCTGTTCGAACGATGATTGTATGGCTCTGAAAATAAGGTCGGAGGCGCCTCGCCGAGAAGATTAGTGCTAGGACGAGCTTCTCGAGTATTGGGTAGCGTAGCTCGGCATTTTGCAGCGACTTGCTCACGAAATAGACCGGCTGTTGATCCTTGTTATTCTCTGTAATAATAACAGAACTAATGGTCACATCAGTCacagataaatataaatatagTGGTTCACCGAGCTTTGGTTTCTGCAGAACAGGTGGTTTAGACAGGAACTGTTTTAAGCCCATGAATGCCTCTTCACATTCTTCATTCCAAGAAAAGTGCCTTGTCGTTTTCTTTAAACACTGAAAAAAGTTAAAGGATTTAGCTGCTAGGCATGGTAGGAATCTTGATAACGCAGCTAAACGGCCTGTCAGTCGTTGAACTTCTTTAATTGTCTTAGGACTGTGCATGTCGAGAATAGCTTGGCATTTTTCTGGGTTAGCCTCTATTCCTCGGCTTGTCAAGATGAATCCGAGGAATTTTCCTCCTTGAACACCGAAGGCGCATTTTTCAGGATTTAACCTCATGTTGTATTTTCTGACTTGCGTAAATATCTCATCGAGGTCTTCTATGTGTGGGTGGCCGACCTTTGTTTTGACGACCATGTCGTCGACGTAGACCTCGACGTTTCTGCCTATTTGCTGctcaaagactttgttcatcaatctttgatatgttgcacctgcattctttaaaccaaaaggcataacaTTATAGCAATAATTACCGCATTCAGTTATAAAAGCTGTTTTTTCCTGGTCCGGCCTTGCCGTGCCAAACGCTCTAGCAAATCTTTAGCAATGACACATTCGTCGGTTGTGTGGCCATGCTTTTGATGAAAAGTGCAGTATCTAGTTTTGTCGACGTTTTTTGCTTCTGGATAAGCGCCTGCCTTTCGAGGGGGTTTGATTAGCTTAGAATTTAGTATTTCCTTGATTATATCATCCCGTTTGGTGTTAAACTGGGTATAAGATTCATATCGCGGGACCGGTTTGAAGCTCTTCTTGTTATCGCGTGGTTTTTCATCATCCTTGACTGCTGATTTTTCTGCCTTTCTTGCTTGGCGAAGTTCTTCGATATCGATCTGTCCTTTGGCCTTCTCGCGGAATTCGGCCAAGGTTTTTGGTTTTGCAACGGCAATGGTCTCCTGAAATTTACCTGGTCGCAGGCCACTCTTAATTGCATGAAGATGGACCTCGGGGTGGAGATTAGGGATTTTCATAGCCACCTTCGTGAAACGAGTTATATAATCCTTGAGGCTCTCTTGTGGTCCCTGCTTAATAGTTGTCAAATAGTCAGAATCATGGAGGTATATTGCAGATGCTGCAAAATGGTCTTCAAATTGACGAGCTAACTCCTGAAAGCGGGATATTGAATCTGCAGGCAAAGAGCAAAACCAgtcaagtgcaggaccgtctaaaAAAGATGGAAAACATCGACAAAGAATTGGATCGGATGCACCGTTAACAATCATAATAGATCGGAACTTTTTAACATGCTGCTTTGGATCACCCAGTCCGTCATATGGGGTTAAAGTTGTTGGGAGGGTGAATTGTCTAGGGAGTTGAAAGTTCATTATATCCGCCGTGAATGGTCCTGCGGAGTTGTCAGGTTGTTCTTCCTCATTTTCAGGCTGAGCTTCTTCATTCCGTTGATCTTCTTCATTATTGCTTTGTGGTGTCTCAGAAACATGAGTTCGTTCGTTGTTTTCATCATCATTAGTATGGTGCCCTAAACGAGCTTGTTCTAACTGCGCGATTTGATTTTGCATTCTCTGGTTATCTTCCGCCATTCGCTGATTTGCCTGTTGAAGCTCGGTCACCATCCTCAGAAGCTCGGATGAAGTGGGCGGGGGGACGTCCGCCATGAGGGTGTGTGGAAAATCTGGGGCCTAGCACAAGTGATGTTTCAAATTGTTCGgtcccacggtgggcgccaatgtTCTTACCAGCTTAGGCCGAGGTATAGGTCGCACTCCAGATAGGTCGTCCTCCTGATAAGGTCGGTGGATTCCTAAGACGCGATCCAAAACCTCGGTATAAAGAAAGAGTGGAAGAATCGGGCacctgcaaaaggcactccgacgctcaagtcagtaagagAATATGTATGGAGTCTTTTTCTTAGAAAGATTGCTTACCTTCTTTTGTTCCTGCTTTTCCTTTTATACTCGTTTGTTGTTGAGCGTTTAGATTTAAGTCGTAACGTCTGGAGAGGGAATTTATTGCCTATCCGACGTTATTGTGTGAGAATGAATGCCGATTATAGCAAATATTCGGTTATAATGGTGAACACGTTACCGAGCTTATAACTCGTAACCGACTTTACTGGTCATATCAGTTAAACAAGAAATCACTTCCTTAAGTATTGAAAATTTGGGTAAGACTTAATATATCaagattaaattatatatattagtgTATAATGTACGCACATCGACCTAGTCCTATCCATTAATATGATTAAATTAAGCTATATTAACTGAATTTTAATATCTTTACAAAATAATACTATGTTTCTAATTTTTCAATTGCTTTGGCAGAATT from Arachis ipaensis cultivar K30076 chromosome B09, Araip1.1, whole genome shotgun sequence includes these protein-coding regions:
- the LOC107616157 gene encoding uncharacterized protein LOC107616157, producing the protein MNKVFEQQIGRNVEVYVDDMVVKTKVGHPHIEDLDEIFTQVRKYNMRLNPEKCAFGVQGGKFLGFILTSRGIEANPEKCQAILDMHSPKTIKEVQRLTGRLAALSRFLPCLAAKSFNFFQCLKKTTRHFSWNEECEEAFMGLKQFLSKPPVLQKPKLGEPLYLYLSVTDVTISSVIITENNKDQQPVYFVSKSLQNAELRYPILEKLVLALIFSARRLRPYFQSHTIIVRTAHPLRQILSKPELAGRLIKWSIELSEFDIHYQPRGSVKSQCLADFVAELSCPNSDDKGHPWTLFVDGASNPQGSGAGILLESSDGIVIEHSLRFSFKASNNQAEYEALIAGLRLAIDLHVNILKVYCDSLLVVQQVNHSFQTKDQILLKYLDIVRKLLNDFSNIEVIHIPREQNHRADTLSKLATTQTQTTTLLQSTLSRPSIDILNILSMINEGSWQQPYIQYLRSGSIPEQIKDKIKFRRQASFFTLMNNILYRRGYSRPLLKCLDRTEADLILSEAHEGICGIHCGARSLAQKVLRAGFYWPTIWDDSRQKVRTCDKCQKHSPMINVPAEQLHQSEVSWPFNRWGIDILGPFPTAPRQMKYLVVAIDYFSKWIEAHPLAVQKYFHDILFPPSNQFQPQKVFSSTQSGSTLLTITALSIQ
- the LOC107616156 gene encoding uncharacterized protein LOC107616156, encoding MADVPPPTSSELLRMVTELQQANQRMAEDNQRMQNQIAQLEQARLGHHTNDDENNERTHVSETPQSNNEEDQRNEEAQPENEEEQPDNSAGPFTADIMNFQLPRQFTLPTTLTPYDGLGDPKQHVKKFRSIMIVNGASDPILCRCFPSFLDGPALDWFCSLPADSISRFQELARQFEDHFAASAIYLHDSDYLTTIKQGPQESLKDYITRFTKVAMKIPNLHPEVHLHAIKSGLRPGKFQETIAVAKPKTLAEFREKAKGQIDIEELRQARKAEKSAVKDDEKPRDNKKSFKPVPRYESYTQFNTKRDDIIKEILNSKLIKPPRKAGAYPEAKNVDKTRYCTFHQKHGHTTDECVIAKDLLERLARQGRTRKKQLL